GGAAAGAAGACGCTACAGTGGTAGTGGTGGTAGGAATTATAATAATAATAATGGTACACAGGATTTATCAAATTACCCAATTCTAGACACCGTCACCACCTTGGTCTATTATGAGGCCATTGAGTTATTTGCTCCGCAGGACCCAGTAATTGACACTAGTTTGCAGGCCAACTACTGTAATGATGTGCCAATTGTGGGCTTAAACTCTACGCCTGCTGGTGGGGTACACGACTTGATCACCCTCACGGGCCCTAATACGGGGACAGTACGTCAGGCGGGCAACAACTTTAGTCCCTCAAGTTTGCACCAAGGAGAGGTCAGTGATATTCGCTATCGATTGATTTATGAATCGGGGATTGGTAACTGTATTGCTTATGATACGGCGGAGTTTACGATTGTGGCTCCGATTAGTTTGGCTTTTATTGGTCGGAACTCGGCCAATCAGGGAAATGGCAACAATACTTATTGTTATAATGACCCCTCTAACCAACTCTTGACGGCTCCTGCGCCCACGCTTTATGATCACCCTGATTCTTTGCAGCCTGGAGAAGGTAGTTTCACCGGGCAGGGGATTAGTGGTTTTGGACCCATCTTTAATCCGCAGGCGGCAACTCCAGGTACCTTTAATATTCGCTATACTTATGTCAATCAGTATGGCTGTAAAAGCTTTATTGACTCTGCCTTTACGGTAGATCCAGGCCCCAACCCCATTTTGTCTAGTGATCAACTGGGAGATACTTATTGTGCCAATGACACCTTAGGTATTTTAACCGGCTCGCCTGCCGGAGGAATCTTTTTTGGCCCAACGATCCAAAATCCTCAGGATAGTGCTTTTCAGCCCAATATTATTTATGCCCCGCCTACGCCCAATACGGCAGGTACGGTAGACTTTGAGTACCGCTATACCGACCCCAATACGGGCTGTAGCGATACCACTTATTTGACGGTAACCATTAACCCCTTGCCGCAACCTAGCTTAACGGTTAGCGACTATTTCTTCTGTGAGTCAGATCAGCCCGTTAGCCTAAATGGCCAACCCGCTGGTGGGGTGTTCTACTACTATAATACAACAGATACGCTTCATGATGCGACCTATTATCCCAACCCCAATTATCCAACCTTACTCACAAGTACTAGAGTGGATACGGTGGTCTATGAGTTGGAAGAATTGGGTTGCGTCAATCGAACAGAGGCCGTACTCACCACTTACCCCAATCCCGTCTTTAGTTTTTCTACCGTAGATGGGGGCGGCGATACGACCACTCATGTTTGCTTGGGCCAAGATACCCTCTTTTTCTTCCCTTATTTAAGTGCCGGAAATGTACTGAATTATGATGGACCAGGGGTACTCAATAATACCGACTTCTTGCTGCCTCAGGTGGCTGGTGTCGGTGCACACAATATTCGAGCAATTTATGAGGACTCTACCAATTTTCCCGCAGTTTGCCGAGATACAGCCTATGCCGAGTTCTATGTGCATAGTCAGCCTAATGTGAATTTTAGCTCTATCGATGGCTGCGGAACACAAGATGCTGTGCTCTTTCCAGATAATGCACAATTAGGACTAACAGGAACCATCCCAGGAACCACCACGCTCTATGATTCGATCTCTCAAGTAACTTGGGATTTTGGAGATGGAACAATTCGTTCTGGAACATTTGACCTATCAGATAATACGATTGATACGGTCCATTATGTTTATCCCCAAGAAGGGGTCTATACCGCCTCCCTTTTTGTAGAAAATAATAGCTATTGCTCCGATTCTGCAGAATTGCGCATTTTGGTGCTGCCCGCTATTCAACCCACAGACTCTGTTCCTTATTTCCAAGATTTTGAAGCCGATGCGGGCGGATGGATCGAGGAGGCCGAATCGGCCAATACGAGCAGTAACCTCTGGGAATGGGGAACCTCTAACGCCAATGTGATTGCTTCTGGACACGGAAATACCTGGATCACTGGACTCAACAGAGCCTATACCTCAGGCGGAGAAGATGGCTGGGTGTATAGCCCTTGTATTGATATGACGGCCCTCGAACGCCCAATGATTAGCCTAGACCTTTACTATGAAACAGACCCCGGAAATGATGGGGCCGTTATTGAATACTTTGATCAAGATGCCAATAAATGGCTGCCTCTTGGCGAACAAGGCCGCGGAATCGAATGGTACAATTATAATGTGGTGGCTGGCCGCCCCGGTGTGCAAAGCCTAGCCCCCAGAGGCTGGTCGGGCGACTCTGATGGCTGGCAAGATGCTCGCTACAAATTAGACGACCTCATGCACTATACTAACCTCCGCCTCCGTATCGCCTTTGGCGCAATTGGCGTAGTGCAGGGCCTCGATGGAGTAGCCTTTGATAATATCTGGATCGGTAACCGTAGCCGAAATGTTCTGCTCGAACACTTTTCTAATTCGGGCCTCAATAACTTTGACTATGTGAACCAACATGTATATAACCTCATGTATCGCACCCCTGTGATCTATGATGCGGTGATGCTCCAATACCAAACGAGCTTCCCCAATACCAACGACCGATTTAATCTATTTAATATCGACGACCCCTCGGCTCGAGTCATCAAATACGGGATTTCACAGGCCGGTAAAGCCCTTATCGATGGCCGAAGATTTAGCGCTACTTCCAATTCTCAAGATCTCCAAATGGTCGATTTTGAAGAGGATATGCTCCGCTCGCCTAAGTTCGATATTAGTATCGATACCTTTGTGAGCTATGCCGGAAATACTCTAGAGGTAGCCGTTACTTTCACCGCCCTAGAAGACCTTCCGCTAGGCGATTATGATCTGCATATTGCCGTGCTAGAAGATTCGCTCACTTATTTTAGCGGAGAATATACCCATAGCGTGATGCGCAAAATGTTGCCCGCTGCCGATGGTAGCCGATATAGCCGCGCCTTCGCTGTTGGCGACCAAGAACATATTCGATATACCTGGAATTACCCTAATGATTTTGACTTTAACGAAGCCTCGGTAGTGGCCTTTATCCAAGAGGAAACAGCCACTTCTAAGGAGGTCTTCCAAGCCACTAGCTCCAGAGATATTACCATTTATCTCGACTCTCTGGGCACCTCCACTTTTGAGGCCGCTCAGGCCGCTGCGGCTCCCTTCCAAAATCTAAAACTCTATCCCAACCCCTCTTCAGAGTTCTTTAATTTGCAGTTGGCAGAACTCCCTCAACAAGCACATAGCTGGCGAGTTACGGACCTGCAAGGCCGCATCTTTGAAGAAGGAAGCTGGGAGCCTGGCCAAGAAAGCCTACAGCTCTGGGCCCGAGATTGGCCCGCCGGCGTCTATATTTTCGCTATCCAAGGCCAAGGATTCCAAGTACAACGCAAAATGGTATTAGTCCGATAATTTGGGGCCCGCGGCCGCCCCAATAAGGGCGGGCGGCCGCCGCTATGCTCCGCCGCTCGCTCTTCGCTCGGCCCTTCGCCGCCTCCGGCGGCTCGGTCTGGCCTGCGGCCACGGCTGCGCAGCGCTGGGCCATTGGCCCTAGGGGCCTGGCCGGCGAAGCCGGCCACCCCATCCCTGCCGCTAAGGGCCACCTCAGCCCTAAAATAAACTAAGCCCCGCTATAAAAATAGCGGGGCTTAACTCCAAGGCCCGCCTGCCTCTAGCCCAAAGGCAAAAAGCAAACACCTACAACCTATTTATAGCAAGAGCGCCTTCTCATCTAAAACTAAATATATGAGACAGTTACTCCTCTTTCTGTTGCTCTCTGTTCCCCTAAGCATCTGGGGGCAAACAGTAAGTATTACGAATAATAACCATACAGGCGCCCTCTTTGAAGCCTGCCCAGGCGATCAGCTAACAATCCATTATGAAGGAACCAACAGGGCACCCCACTTTTTCTATGTTCAACATGAAAATAATACGAGCTCTCTTTGCCTCATTAAACAAGCCAATAATGGCTATCTAGGCAATCCTAGTAATGCTAGTTTCTATTATGGCGATGGGCCAATCAATGATATTACTGTAGATCTAGACGCCACAGAGCCCGCCTACCCCCCAGCCAATATCCGAACAGTACCCGTGCTTCCTAATGATGTTTTTCCAGCTACCATTTTACTCAATGCAACAACGATAGAAGGCGATACCGCAGGCCAAATGACATTCTCTGTGCCCAATGATATGCAATCGGGCCAAATTACTTTTTATCATTATGATGAACAGCAAGATACCGGCTGGGCCGTGCTGAACTTCTTTTTACAAGTGGTACAGGTCCATCCCGAAATTATAGCCCCTCAAGAGGTCTGCTCTAGAGATACTATTGCTATCCAGTTAAGCCCCCAACCCAATACAGGCTTTGGCTATAATCCTAGCTCAGGTCCCACTTACCTACGACTGATAGAAAGTAATAGCAATACCCCAATAACCGGAAATTATCTGCAAAATCCCTCTTCCCAACCAAGCTATATTGGCGCTAGCTACGATTTTATACCCGATGGAATAAATGGCAGCGCAGCACTAACCACAAATAGAAAAAATAGAGACCTACGACTAGAATATCGCTACCAACCCTATATGCAAACTACTACAGATGTTTGTAATGAGGTGAGTAGCCGACAAATAATAACGGTTTATAATAATAGCCTCGATAGTGTCAAATTTGCCTCTGTAACCAATAGCTCAGATACCGCAGCTATCCGTGTTGTCGCTAGCGAACCCGCCTATTTTGCCTCTATCCTTAATTCTAGCCCCCCCATAGCCAGCAGCTTTTCTGGCGTCTATGTTCAAAATAACCGCTTTTTAGGCGCTACAGCAGGTTCTGGACGATATGAATTGGGCCTGCAAATAGATAATAATGGCTGTATTAGCCAATTAGGAGATTCTATTGATGTTTTAGCTATTCCACCCCGCCTTTTTCCCGAACTCTACTGCCGCTTAGATGGCCCTCTAGAGTTTGGCCGAGATACTACTAATTTTCCATGGGATGCTAACTGGCAAGGACCAGATGCCTCTTCAACAACTAGCCGAACCCGACAAAGAAGAGGCTACCTGATAAATGTTCAAGCTAATCCCTCTTCTGCCCTCCAACAAATCAATAGTACCCCAGGACAAGAACGATATAGACTGCTGCTGCCAAGCGGATTAAATAGTGTGCTGCTGACTATTGAATATATAGAAGAAGTTAGAGATAGAGAGTATGTGCCTACTTCTCCAACAACAGGACAAGCACAAACCATCTATACAGGACAAGAAGTTGTCGTTCGATATCAAGAAACTATTCAAATTGTAGACCCGCCCGAAGTGGCTATAGATTCTACAATTGCAGAGAATTACTGTAATTATGAAACCTTTGTCAATTTAGGTGGCTCTAGCCCCGCCAATGGGGTACACTATATTACCGCCAGAAACGGAAATGCAGCCAATACCTCCACTACTCTAGGGGCCATTTTTAACCCTAATGCAATTTATACGGCTAGCAATGAGACCACTGATGTTAACTACTACCTCATTTATGAGGCGGGACAAGGAAACTGTGCGGCTAGAGATACCGCTAATGTCCGCATCCTCGGAGATGTAGCCCTAGCCATCTCTGGCCGAAACTCTAGCTCTTTGGGCAACCAAAATAATCGCTATTGTACCAACGGGGGAGTAGATATTTTAACAACTTATCCAGCCCCAACTTCTTATGCCTCTACAGCCAATCTTTTAGCCTCTCAAGCCAACTTGACTGGGCCTGGTATTGTTGGTGATGGACCACTTTTTAATCCGGCTGTTGCCGGAACGGGCCAAAAGGTGATTACCTATACTTATGTGAGCCAATATGGTTGCGTCTCTTCTATTGACTCTACTTTTACAATCAACTTATCTCCCAGTGTAGGGCTCTCAACCGATGAAGCCGATACCACCTATTGTGCCGATGATACGATCGGTATTTTAACAGGAACTCCCTCAGGTGGGGTTTATTCTGGACCAACGATTTCTGGACCAACAGATGATCAGTTTAATCCTTCTGTGGTCTATAGTCCCGTTTTGCCCAATACCCCTGGTTATGTCAATTATGCCTATGTTTATCAAGACCCTACAACCCTTTGTAAGGATACGGTAGAAATTGAAGTGACGATTAACCCGCTACCTAGCTCCAACTTCAGTATGGCGAGCTATCATTTCTGCCAAGCCGATGAACCGCAAGAGCTCTTTGGCTTGCCCACCGGCGGACGCTATTTCTTTGGGGATACTTCTGCCACGGCAGGAATTATTCATGGGGCCCTTATCAATGGACAATATTGGCCCAATCCGAATTACTCGGATAGTACACGCTATCCCGCTTTGGTCCGAGATACCATTATCTATGAAACGGAAGCGCTTACTTGCACGGCCCGAGATACTCAAATTGTCCATGTTCATCCGCATCCAGAGTATAGCTTTTTTGCCACTCATGACACTCAAGGTCTGCCCGCAGATGCTACAGCAGATGCTTGCTTTGGCCGAGATACGCTCTTTTTCTATCCCAATTTGCTCACTGGAAATGTCTTGAATTATAGCGGTCCCGGTGTGCTCTTTGAAAAAGAGTTTATGATTTCTAATATTGCAGGAGTGGGTACGCACCAGATTCAGGCAGTTTTCCAAGATACTAGCAATGTCTTTGTTTCTTGTCTGGATACCGCTTGGGCTAGCTTTAATGTGCATAGTTTGCCTAATGTAAAACTGAGCGCAGATAATAGCTGCTCTAGCGATTCCGTCCTCTTTGAGATCGATAATGATAGTATGAATTTGGTCGGAACAATTCCGGGAACCACCACCCTTTACGATTCTATAACTACCGCGGTTTGGAATATGGGCGATGGCAACAGCTTTGCCGCTAGCTATGATAATAATAACCAGTTTCCAACTTTTAATTATCAGTATAGTAGTCCTGGCATTTTTGAGGCCTCGCTCTTTGTCGAAAATAATAACTATTGCAGCGATTCGGATACTATTCGGGTCTTAGTTTTGCCCAATGAACAGCCCAATGCGCTAGTTCCTTATAGTGAAGACTTTGATGCTAGCGCCAATGGTTGGGTTGAAGAGGCCGAAGGCCAAGCCCAATCGAGTAACCTCTGGGAGTGGGGTATGCCCACCGATCTAGATATCGCTCAGGACCATGGCCAAGTTTGGATTACTCGAACAGATAGTACCTATGGCCCAGATGAAAGTGGTTGGGTGTATAGCCCTTGTATCGACCTAACCGCTCTCGAACGTCCCATGCTCAAACTCGATTTCTTTAATGAAACCGATGAAGGAAATGACGGAACAGTGATCGAATATTTTGATCCCCAAACGGAGAAATGGTTGCCCTTAGGAAATGTCAACCGAGGCATCAATTGGTATAATCAGGCGGTAGTAGCTGGCCGTCCTGGGGTACAAGATTTAGCCCCTAAAGGCTGGTCTGGCATAAGTAATGGCTGGCAAGATGCCCGCTATACCCTAGATGCTTTCCGCAACTTTGAGAATTTCCGCTTTAGAGTGGCCTTTGGCGCCATTGGGGCCTCACAAACGCCTCTTCGTGGCTTTGCCTTCGATAATGTTTGGATCGGGAACCGAGAACGCAATGTGCTGGTCGAGCATTTTTCTAATGCTGGGGTGGTTAATATGGACCCGATCAACCAATATGTTTATAATCTGGTCTATCGTACGCCTGCCGTTCGAGATGTGATTTTACTACAAATCAATAATGAAGACCCCGCTTTTGACCCCATGAACAGCCTGAACCGAGACGATCCCTCGGCCAGAACCTCTATTTATGGTATTGATGGCGTAAGCGCTAAGGCGGTAGTCGATGGTCGCCGCTATAGCAACAATCCACCCAATTCTGCCGATTTGAGACAGGAGGATTTTGAGACCGATATGCTAGAAGATGCCCGTTTTGATATCCGCCTTGAGCCGATTGCCTTTATTGGGAATAATAATCTGCAAATCAATGCGACCCTAATCGCTAAGGATACCTTGGCCGCTGCAGATTATGATTTGCAGCTAGTGGTGACCGAAGATTCAGCCGTTTATTTTTCTAATGGCGTAAATTTCCATACGCACTCTTTGCTCCGCAAGATGTTGCCCGATGCCGCAGGAACTCGCTTTAGCCAATCTTGGTTGCCTGGCGATAGCGTTCAGCTTTCGGAGGTTTGGACCTACAACCCCAATAATATCGATACGGCTCATCTGGAGGCCATTGCCTTTGTGCAGGAGGATGCCCCCACTAGCCGAACGATTTATCAGGCGGTGAGGACCCGAGATATTACCGAATATGTGAATGCCTTGAGCACTACTGAACTAGCCGAGGCGCAGGCCGAAGCTCATCAGATCAATACGGCTTTGCTTTCGCCAAATCCTGCGGTAAATTATACGCAGTTGTTGTTTGCGCAGCCGCTCCGCCAAGATTTTCAGTGGTCCTTAATCGACTTGCAAGGAAGAGTATTGGCCCAAGGCCAGCTAGAGGCAGGCAGCCAAAGCGCTCGCTTCGATCTGCATGATTTACCCGCAGCTCCTTATTTCTTGCAAATTGGCAATGCCAATTTTAAAACCACCAAGAAGTTTACGGTAATTCGGCCCTAATCTTTAGGCGCAGAAGGGGACAACAGCTTGCTGTTGTCCCCTTCTTTTTTTTGCCCGCCCCAAAGGGGAGCGCCTGGCCCAGCGCTGCGCAGCCGTGGCCGAAGGCCAGACCCAGGAGCGAAGCGACGCAGGGCCGAGCAGACCTGCGAGCGGCGCAGCATAGCGGCGGCCGCCCTGCGGCCGCGGGCCCCAAAAAAACAATAAAAAAAGCCAGCTACCTAAAGGCAACTGGCTGATATTTTAATGGAGCAAAAGCGATTAGATAATCAAACGCATGGGCTCCTCTAGAATGTCGCGTAGGGTCTGCAAGAAACGAGCGCCCTGAGCACCATCCACCACACGGTGATCGCAAGAAAGGGTCACTTTCATGAAGTTCGACTCCTTCACTTCGCCCTCTACCATCACAAGGCGAGGCGCAATGCGGCCCACCGCCAAAATGCAGGCATCGGGTGGATTGATAATGGCTGTAAACTCGTCAATACCAAACATACCAAGGTTAGAGATGGTAAAGGTATTGCCTTGCATTTCTTGCGCTTGTAAGCGGCGATCGCGGGCTTTGCCAGCCAATTCGCGAATTTCCGTAGCAATTTGAGACAAAGATTTTGTGTCAGCGGCATCAACAACGGGAACCACCAAACCTTCATCCATGGCCACCGCCACGCCAATATTTACATAGTCATAGTAGCGGATCGCATCGCCCAACCAAGAGGCATTGATGCTAGGATGCTGCTGAAGCGCCTTAGCTGCGGCCTTGACCACAAAGTCGTTATAAGAGATAGAGGTTTCGCTAATGCCCTTGATGTATTGGCGAGTTTCCATCAATTTGTCCATGCAAATTTCCATGGTCAAATAGAAGTGAGGCGCATTGAATTTGCTTTCGCCTAGGCGGCGGGCAATCGTTTTGCGCATCTGGCTCAAAGGAACATCTTTGTAGCCGCCTTTGGCCTCGGGGACCTTGGGTGCAGCCACTTGAGGGCTAGGCGTAGCCGC
This genomic interval from Saprospira grandis contains the following:
- a CDS encoding T9SS type A sorting domain-containing protein, with the protein product MKNIFTLLLLSLSFCLWGQKTTTITNLDVGSAIQEAYPTHDVRINYSGYSEYPDFFFLSVKGGRQRLVKSVPTTDTIYWSHVQAWQTATHLSPPSGGYTTDSLIAQTTRQGAAGNYSGTITFSAPLDITSGTIVLYAVDSNYTVAPIPLDTIVLLATNPDVNMSPIPTTMCTTEDLEIFVTPAPSSSLGAGSISISNTFALTGYPPNDYIITNNNPNNPLDYTFVPNGLNGATSIVAAQDLSTTYTLRYDYRPIMQTTAVNCPSKFRSQITTIYNNNIDGATFAAVTNREDSAVLQLQGVTPTSFENLIVNNNLADTIYGTYVVEGEVFLASQSDIGTFPVTYEVQNGPCLAQATANVLVRDVPGRVMPYSYCSLDTAFTFGRDNDNFPWDPLYSGRRGGTIKRGYLMDVDVQPASCLTVLNSNQGQERYQIDPAAAPLGTDTIWVRIEYMEERRRYSGSGGRNYNNNNGTQDLSNYPILDTVTTLVYYEAIELFAPQDPVIDTSLQANYCNDVPIVGLNSTPAGGVHDLITLTGPNTGTVRQAGNNFSPSSLHQGEVSDIRYRLIYESGIGNCIAYDTAEFTIVAPISLAFIGRNSANQGNGNNTYCYNDPSNQLLTAPAPTLYDHPDSLQPGEGSFTGQGISGFGPIFNPQAATPGTFNIRYTYVNQYGCKSFIDSAFTVDPGPNPILSSDQLGDTYCANDTLGILTGSPAGGIFFGPTIQNPQDSAFQPNIIYAPPTPNTAGTVDFEYRYTDPNTGCSDTTYLTVTINPLPQPSLTVSDYFFCESDQPVSLNGQPAGGVFYYYNTTDTLHDATYYPNPNYPTLLTSTRVDTVVYELEELGCVNRTEAVLTTYPNPVFSFSTVDGGGDTTTHVCLGQDTLFFFPYLSAGNVLNYDGPGVLNNTDFLLPQVAGVGAHNIRAIYEDSTNFPAVCRDTAYAEFYVHSQPNVNFSSIDGCGTQDAVLFPDNAQLGLTGTIPGTTTLYDSISQVTWDFGDGTIRSGTFDLSDNTIDTVHYVYPQEGVYTASLFVENNSYCSDSAELRILVLPAIQPTDSVPYFQDFEADAGGWIEEAESANTSSNLWEWGTSNANVIASGHGNTWITGLNRAYTSGGEDGWVYSPCIDMTALERPMISLDLYYETDPGNDGAVIEYFDQDANKWLPLGEQGRGIEWYNYNVVAGRPGVQSLAPRGWSGDSDGWQDARYKLDDLMHYTNLRLRIAFGAIGVVQGLDGVAFDNIWIGNRSRNVLLEHFSNSGLNNFDYVNQHVYNLMYRTPVIYDAVMLQYQTSFPNTNDRFNLFNIDDPSARVIKYGISQAGKALIDGRRFSATSNSQDLQMVDFEEDMLRSPKFDISIDTFVSYAGNTLEVAVTFTALEDLPLGDYDLHIAVLEDSLTYFSGEYTHSVMRKMLPAADGSRYSRAFAVGDQEHIRYTWNYPNDFDFNEASVVAFIQEETATSKEVFQATSSRDITIYLDSLGTSTFEAAQAAAAPFQNLKLYPNPSSEFFNLQLAELPQQAHSWRVTDLQGRIFEEGSWEPGQESLQLWARDWPAGVYIFAIQGQGFQVQRKMVLVR
- a CDS encoding T9SS type A sorting domain-containing protein, which produces MRQLLLFLLLSVPLSIWGQTVSITNNNHTGALFEACPGDQLTIHYEGTNRAPHFFYVQHENNTSSLCLIKQANNGYLGNPSNASFYYGDGPINDITVDLDATEPAYPPANIRTVPVLPNDVFPATILLNATTIEGDTAGQMTFSVPNDMQSGQITFYHYDEQQDTGWAVLNFFLQVVQVHPEIIAPQEVCSRDTIAIQLSPQPNTGFGYNPSSGPTYLRLIESNSNTPITGNYLQNPSSQPSYIGASYDFIPDGINGSAALTTNRKNRDLRLEYRYQPYMQTTTDVCNEVSSRQIITVYNNSLDSVKFASVTNSSDTAAIRVVASEPAYFASILNSSPPIASSFSGVYVQNNRFLGATAGSGRYELGLQIDNNGCISQLGDSIDVLAIPPRLFPELYCRLDGPLEFGRDTTNFPWDANWQGPDASSTTSRTRQRRGYLINVQANPSSALQQINSTPGQERYRLLLPSGLNSVLLTIEYIEEVRDREYVPTSPTTGQAQTIYTGQEVVVRYQETIQIVDPPEVAIDSTIAENYCNYETFVNLGGSSPANGVHYITARNGNAANTSTTLGAIFNPNAIYTASNETTDVNYYLIYEAGQGNCAARDTANVRILGDVALAISGRNSSSLGNQNNRYCTNGGVDILTTYPAPTSYASTANLLASQANLTGPGIVGDGPLFNPAVAGTGQKVITYTYVSQYGCVSSIDSTFTINLSPSVGLSTDEADTTYCADDTIGILTGTPSGGVYSGPTISGPTDDQFNPSVVYSPVLPNTPGYVNYAYVYQDPTTLCKDTVEIEVTINPLPSSNFSMASYHFCQADEPQELFGLPTGGRYFFGDTSATAGIIHGALINGQYWPNPNYSDSTRYPALVRDTIIYETEALTCTARDTQIVHVHPHPEYSFFATHDTQGLPADATADACFGRDTLFFYPNLLTGNVLNYSGPGVLFEKEFMISNIAGVGTHQIQAVFQDTSNVFVSCLDTAWASFNVHSLPNVKLSADNSCSSDSVLFEIDNDSMNLVGTIPGTTTLYDSITTAVWNMGDGNSFAASYDNNNQFPTFNYQYSSPGIFEASLFVENNNYCSDSDTIRVLVLPNEQPNALVPYSEDFDASANGWVEEAEGQAQSSNLWEWGMPTDLDIAQDHGQVWITRTDSTYGPDESGWVYSPCIDLTALERPMLKLDFFNETDEGNDGTVIEYFDPQTEKWLPLGNVNRGINWYNQAVVAGRPGVQDLAPKGWSGISNGWQDARYTLDAFRNFENFRFRVAFGAIGASQTPLRGFAFDNVWIGNRERNVLVEHFSNAGVVNMDPINQYVYNLVYRTPAVRDVILLQINNEDPAFDPMNSLNRDDPSARTSIYGIDGVSAKAVVDGRRYSNNPPNSADLRQEDFETDMLEDARFDIRLEPIAFIGNNNLQINATLIAKDTLAAADYDLQLVVTEDSAVYFSNGVNFHTHSLLRKMLPDAAGTRFSQSWLPGDSVQLSEVWTYNPNNIDTAHLEAIAFVQEDAPTSRTIYQAVRTRDITEYVNALSTTELAEAQAEAHQINTALLSPNPAVNYTQLLFAQPLRQDFQWSLIDLQGRVLAQGQLEAGSQSARFDLHDLPAAPYFLQIGNANFKTTKKFTVIRP
- a CDS encoding pyruvate dehydrogenase complex dihydrolipoamide acetyltransferase; this translates as MAEIVRMPALSDTMTEGTLVAWHKAEGEAVEIGELLAEIETDKAVMEFQSLYEGTLLHIGVEEGSAVPVNQIIAVIGEKGEDVQALLAQADAGDSATTEEAAPAEEVVQELEAPLAQKETSSSDDSRLKASPLARAMAKEEGIDLSQVEGSGDDGRIVKKDILAYMESQKAAPVAATPSPQVAAPKVPEAKGGYKDVPLSQMRKTIARRLGESKFNAPHFYLTMEICMDKLMETRQYIKGISETSISYNDFVVKAAAKALQQHPSINASWLGDAIRYYDYVNIGVAVAMDEGLVVPVVDAADTKSLSQIATEIRELAGKARDRRLQAQEMQGNTFTISNLGMFGIDEFTAIINPPDACILAVGRIAPRLVMVEGEVKESNFMKVTLSCDHRVVDGAQGARFLQTLRDILEEPMRLII